The Corynebacterium pseudopelargi genome contains a region encoding:
- a CDS encoding phosphoenolpyruvate carboxykinase (GTP), protein MLNERIKNQALLSWIEENVALFQPDKVELVDGSQEEWDRLTEELVQSGTLIKLNEEKRPNSFLARSNPEDVARVESRTFICSEKEEDAGPTNNWAEPEAMKAELRERFRGAMKGRTMYVVPFAMGPLAADDPKIGVQLTDSPYVVLSMRIMTRMGDQALERLGDGEFVRCLHSVGAPLEPGEQDVAWPCNDDKYITHFPETKEIWSYGSGYGGNAILAKKCFALRIASVMAKEEGWFAEHMLILKLTSPEGKTYHIAAAFPSACGKTNLAMINPTIEGWKAEVVGDDIAWMRFGEDGLYAFNPENGFFGVAPGTNYKSNPQAMYTMEPGNTLFTNVALTDDGDVWWEELENKPEHAIDWLGNEWTPESGTDASHPNSRYTVPISQCPIAAEEFEDPKGVRIDAILFGGRRPDTVPLVTETFDWNHGTMVGALLSSGQTAAAEGKVGALRHDPMAMLPFIGYNVGDYLQHWIDMGEKGGEKMPKIFLVNWFRRGDDGRFLWPGFGDNSRVLKWIVDRLEGRVEADETPAGHTARAEDLDLTGLDTPLEDVREALSAPAEQWQAEVEDNEAYLKTLGDRVPKEIFDQFEALKQRVAR, encoded by the coding sequence ATGCTCAACGAGCGCATTAAAAATCAGGCACTTCTGAGCTGGATTGAGGAAAACGTAGCACTGTTCCAACCCGATAAGGTGGAACTGGTAGACGGCAGCCAAGAAGAGTGGGATCGCCTCACCGAGGAGCTTGTGCAAAGCGGCACGCTGATCAAGCTCAACGAGGAAAAGCGCCCCAATAGCTTCCTTGCGCGCTCGAACCCAGAAGACGTCGCACGCGTGGAATCACGCACCTTCATCTGCTCCGAAAAGGAAGAAGACGCAGGTCCTACCAATAACTGGGCTGAGCCTGAGGCCATGAAGGCCGAGCTGCGTGAACGCTTCCGTGGCGCCATGAAAGGCCGCACCATGTACGTGGTGCCCTTCGCCATGGGTCCTCTTGCCGCCGACGACCCGAAGATCGGCGTGCAGCTCACCGACTCTCCTTATGTAGTGCTTTCCATGCGCATCATGACGCGCATGGGCGATCAAGCCCTTGAGCGCCTCGGCGACGGCGAGTTCGTGCGCTGCCTGCACTCCGTGGGCGCACCCCTGGAACCAGGCGAGCAAGACGTTGCATGGCCATGCAATGACGACAAGTACATCACCCACTTCCCAGAGACCAAGGAAATCTGGTCCTACGGCTCCGGCTACGGCGGTAACGCCATCCTGGCCAAGAAGTGCTTCGCCCTGCGCATCGCCTCGGTGATGGCCAAGGAAGAGGGCTGGTTTGCCGAGCACATGCTCATTCTCAAGCTCACCTCGCCCGAGGGCAAGACCTACCACATTGCAGCGGCCTTCCCCTCTGCTTGTGGCAAGACCAACCTGGCCATGATCAACCCCACCATCGAAGGCTGGAAGGCCGAGGTTGTGGGCGACGATATTGCCTGGATGCGCTTCGGTGAAGACGGCCTCTACGCCTTCAACCCGGAAAACGGCTTCTTCGGCGTGGCACCTGGCACCAACTACAAGTCCAACCCCCAGGCCATGTACACCATGGAGCCAGGCAACACCCTGTTTACCAACGTTGCCCTTACCGACGACGGCGATGTCTGGTGGGAAGAGCTGGAAAACAAGCCCGAGCACGCCATCGACTGGTTGGGCAATGAATGGACTCCGGAGTCCGGCACCGACGCCTCCCACCCCAACTCCCGCTACACCGTGCCGATCTCGCAGTGCCCGATTGCTGCTGAGGAGTTCGAGGATCCCAAGGGCGTGCGCATCGACGCCATCCTCTTCGGTGGACGTCGCCCCGACACTGTACCGCTGGTGACCGAGACCTTCGACTGGAACCACGGCACCATGGTTGGCGCCCTGCTTTCTTCCGGCCAGACCGCCGCTGCCGAGGGCAAGGTTGGCGCACTGCGCCACGACCCAATGGCCATGCTGCCCTTTATCGGCTACAACGTGGGCGATTACCTGCAGCACTGGATTGACATGGGCGAAAAGGGCGGCGAGAAGATGCCCAAGATCTTCCTGGTCAACTGGTTCCGCCGCGGCGATGATGGCCGCTTCCTCTGGCCTGGCTTTGGCGATAACTCCCGCGTACTCAAGTGGATCGTGGATCGCCTCGAAGGCCGTGTCGAAGCCGACGAGACCCCCGCAGGCCACACCGCCCGCGCCGAGGACCTGGACCTCACCGGCCTGGACACCCCGCTCGAAGACGTGCGCGAGGCACTCAGCGCACCTGCCGAGCAGTGGCAGGCAGAGGTTGAAGATAATGAGGCATACCTCAAGACATTGGGCGATCGTGTGCCAAAGGAGATCTTTGATCAGTTCGAGGCGCTCAAGCAGCGCGTCGCACGATAA
- a CDS encoding class I SAM-dependent methyltransferase — translation MGFFTLRRSLKLLLSFPQEQKDPERFYTDLARDTRRMLEELLGPISGKRILDVGGGPGYFREAFADCTYISLELDGGDVRGDAQALPFADGAFDVVFSSNVAEHVPHPWVMGDEMLRVGGDVVLSYTIWLGPFGGHETGLWQHYLGGEFARDRYTKKHGHPPKNSFGTTMFAVSCAEGLRWADRAIPDSEKLAFPRYHPRWAWWMVKVPGLRELLVSNLVIVRRAA, via the coding sequence CAAAAGGATCCCGAGCGCTTCTACACGGATCTCGCGCGCGATACCCGGCGTATGCTGGAAGAACTCTTAGGCCCTATCAGTGGCAAGCGCATCTTGGACGTCGGTGGCGGCCCCGGTTATTTCCGTGAGGCCTTCGCCGATTGCACCTACATCTCTTTAGAGCTCGACGGCGGCGATGTGCGCGGTGATGCCCAGGCTCTGCCCTTTGCCGATGGGGCTTTCGACGTAGTGTTTTCCTCCAATGTGGCCGAGCACGTCCCGCACCCTTGGGTGATGGGTGATGAGATGCTGCGCGTTGGCGGCGATGTGGTGCTCAGTTACACCATCTGGTTAGGCCCATTCGGTGGCCATGAGACGGGCTTGTGGCAGCACTATCTTGGCGGTGAATTTGCGCGCGATCGCTACACCAAAAAGCACGGGCATCCGCCCAAGAACTCCTTTGGCACCACCATGTTTGCGGTCAGTTGCGCCGAGGGGCTGCGCTGGGCTGATCGGGCGATTCCGGATAGCGAAAAGCTCGCGTTTCCCCGCTACCACCCACGCTGGGCGTGGTGGATGGTGAAGGTGCCGGGGTTACGCGAGCTTTTAGTAAGCAACCTGGTTATCGTGCGACGCGCTGCTTGA